In the Nitrospirales bacterium LBB_01 genome, one interval contains:
- a CDS encoding peptide chain release factor-like protein, whose translation MDFAVSPKKNKWLKEQMDALNIKEEDLFEKFIRSSGKGGQKVNKSSTCVYIKHLPTGIEVKCMKDRSQSINRFLARRTIVEKLTNMQKEQ comes from the coding sequence ATGGATTTTGCGGTAAGCCCAAAAAAGAATAAATGGTTAAAAGAGCAGATGGATGCCCTTAATATAAAAGAAGAAGACTTATTTGAAAAATTTATACGCTCCTCTGGGAAAGGTGGTCAAAAGGTCAATAAGTCCTCAACGTGTGTTTACATAAAGCATCTGCCAACAGGTATAGAGGTAAAGTGTATGAAAGACAGAAGTCAGTCTATAAACCGGTTTTTGGCAAGACGAACTATCGTGGAAAAGTTGACAAATATGCAGAAAGAGCAGTAA
- a CDS encoding HDOD domain-containing protein has translation MNETATELKVVTVMVTEFGFDEDSSTKSSASHIIKRLNDVLLQKNRGIMIKDYKNRTVYSFEDCGSALATAHKIMELMDKYNNLKINSKPVSTRVALHSGLGTLYADVESSGLSVVAMVILATIKATGIYLTEDTFDIISSDDKGLCQFESTLDIKGLGPVKIYKAAPEKQEIVQPAPKQQEVAQVVPQNEITQTSPPIPIDQTFYMEQAQVAEVKSRSAIDTLQGKFTSSGGFPIMSKTVDILMKLPVNVLQDDTHIANVTNSILTDYGLTSKILALVNTSYYSQYGGKVGTISRALMLLGFIQVRNAALSLIMFEGIVDKSMANELKQLIVGSLIKANIAKSLAGKIITADPEEAFICAMLHDLGKIMVAYFLPEEHIAITEKMRDEELSENAASTAILGTSYEDLSVSIAKGWSLPEHIIHSMKHVDRANLFKPITDIDKSHMLVSYSTDLGTVILDQALTNTQKRNSISDLTKHYGVCFNITEQQIRGLYDSLLKEIGVFLKVYESQAKKEPIIEKINSFLKAAKASEFVVGEKSERVDSIEIVETEILGLTKAEAKINAEGESLSKGLSDIVGALTGEYTVNDVLRIILEIMYRTMGFSRVFICIRNPKTNAMEARFGFGSEVEKIIRIFKFPLNNSEDIFNSSLTNNTDILVADSTLKDARSRIPDWYINTINAHSFTALPIVLNDKPIGMIYGDVIYGGNASLKADMIWNLKVMRKLALLAFKQKLQG, from the coding sequence ATGAATGAGACGGCGACAGAACTGAAAGTGGTAACCGTGATGGTGACGGAGTTTGGCTTTGATGAGGACAGCTCAACAAAGTCCTCAGCTAGTCACATTATTAAGAGGCTAAATGATGTGCTGCTTCAAAAAAATCGTGGCATAATGATAAAGGACTACAAAAACCGCACCGTGTATTCATTTGAGGACTGCGGCAGCGCACTTGCAACGGCGCATAAAATCATGGAGTTAATGGATAAGTATAACAATCTGAAAATAAACTCTAAACCCGTCTCAACCAGGGTAGCGCTCCACTCAGGACTGGGCACGCTCTATGCCGATGTTGAATCCTCCGGGCTTTCAGTTGTGGCTATGGTTATTTTGGCAACTATAAAAGCCACTGGCATATACCTCACTGAGGACACGTTTGACATAATAAGCAGTGATGACAAAGGGCTTTGTCAATTTGAAAGTACTCTGGATATAAAAGGTCTGGGACCGGTAAAGATATACAAAGCGGCGCCTGAGAAGCAGGAAATTGTGCAGCCTGCCCCCAAACAACAAGAGGTAGCGCAAGTGGTACCACAAAATGAGATTACACAAACATCACCTCCAATACCGATTGACCAAACCTTTTATATGGAACAGGCACAGGTGGCTGAGGTAAAAAGCAGGAGCGCCATTGATACTTTGCAAGGTAAGTTTACTTCAAGCGGCGGCTTTCCAATAATGAGTAAAACTGTGGATATTTTGATGAAACTTCCGGTAAATGTCCTGCAGGATGACACCCACATAGCAAATGTTACAAACTCTATTCTTACCGATTATGGCTTGACCAGTAAAATTCTTGCCCTTGTAAACACATCTTACTATAGTCAATATGGCGGTAAGGTTGGCACTATATCAAGGGCTCTGATGCTGCTTGGGTTTATTCAGGTAAGAAATGCTGCTCTTTCCTTGATTATGTTTGAGGGGATTGTGGACAAATCAATGGCAAACGAGCTTAAGCAGTTGATAGTCGGCTCGCTTATAAAAGCCAACATTGCAAAGTCTCTGGCAGGGAAAATTATAACAGCCGACCCTGAGGAGGCCTTTATCTGCGCCATGTTGCATGATCTTGGAAAAATCATGGTAGCATATTTTCTTCCTGAGGAACACATTGCAATAACAGAAAAGATGAGAGATGAGGAGCTTAGCGAAAACGCCGCATCCACAGCCATTCTGGGCACATCGTACGAAGACCTCAGCGTAAGCATAGCAAAAGGATGGTCACTTCCTGAACACATAATCCACAGCATGAAACACGTTGACAGAGCTAATCTTTTTAAACCGATAACAGACATAGATAAAAGCCACATGCTGGTATCTTATTCAACAGACTTAGGCACCGTAATACTTGATCAGGCATTGACAAACACACAAAAACGAAATTCCATAAGCGACCTTACCAAACACTACGGCGTATGCTTTAACATAACCGAGCAGCAAATCAGAGGTCTCTATGACAGTCTTCTAAAAGAAATAGGCGTATTCCTCAAGGTTTACGAATCACAGGCAAAAAAAGAGCCGATTATAGAGAAAATCAACAGCTTTTTAAAGGCAGCCAAAGCGTCTGAGTTTGTGGTAGGAGAAAAGAGCGAGCGGGTAGATTCTATAGAAATTGTGGAGACTGAAATTTTGGGTTTAACCAAAGCTGAGGCAAAGATTAACGCAGAAGGAGAGAGCCTCAGCAAGGGGCTTTCTGACATAGTTGGCGCACTGACGGGTGAATACACCGTAAATGATGTTTTAAGGATAATACTTGAGATAATGTATCGCACTATGGGGTTTTCACGCGTTTTTATTTGCATTAGAAATCCTAAAACCAATGCAATGGAGGCAAGGTTTGGGTTTGGCTCAGAGGTGGAAAAAATAATACGGATTTTTAAGTTTCCACTAAATAACTCAGAAGATATATTTAACTCATCGCTTACCAACAACACAGACATACTGGTAGCGGATTCAACTTTGAAAGACGCTCGCAGCCGCATTCCCGACTGGTACATAAACACAATAAATGCCCATTCTTTTACAGCGCTCCCAATTGTACTAAATGATAAACCAATAGGGATGATATACGGCGATGTCATCTACGGAGGAAACGCCTCTCTTAAGGCAGATATGATCTGGAATCTGAAAGTTATGAGAAAGCTGGCTCTCTTAGCGTTTAAACAAAAACTTCAAGGCTGA
- a CDS encoding NAD-dependent epimerase/dehydratase family protein, with amino-acid sequence MLNRIVLEDMSNILSSLDNKEKLRGSKVLITGCAGFLGLYFLTFFSQFTELLGIRQIVCIDNFLLGKPQWFDKIINKIGSKLKLITFDIAKDKFNELLEIADADFIIHMASVASPTFYRKFPLETVDANVWGLRQLLEYYKGRPIKGFLYFSSSEIYGDPSEQHVPIEEDYRGNVSCIGPRACYDEAKRFSETLCYLYAKLYNMPITIVRPFNNYGPGMKLDDKRVPSDFANAIMNDNDIVLYSDGSPTRTFCYISDALTGYLKALLYGKFDYFNIGIDKPEISVRAMADIYVEKGKLLTRYSGTIRYEKHPDTDYLTHNPIRRCPQIEKAKRLLNYVPQVEVREGVGRFLEYLITEREYTIV; translated from the coding sequence ATGCTCAATCGCATTGTTTTAGAGGATATGTCCAATATATTGTCAAGCCTTGACAATAAGGAAAAACTCAGAGGTTCTAAGGTTTTAATAACTGGTTGTGCAGGTTTTCTTGGGCTTTATTTTCTTACGTTTTTTTCTCAATTTACAGAGCTTCTTGGAATTAGACAGATAGTATGTATTGACAATTTTCTGCTGGGTAAACCTCAATGGTTTGATAAAATCATTAACAAAATCGGCAGCAAACTAAAGTTGATAACATTTGACATAGCAAAAGATAAATTTAATGAACTTCTGGAGATTGCGGATGCAGATTTTATAATCCACATGGCATCAGTAGCCTCGCCGACATTCTACAGAAAATTTCCACTTGAAACCGTTGACGCAAATGTCTGGGGATTAAGACAGCTGCTTGAATACTACAAGGGCAGGCCGATAAAAGGGTTTCTTTACTTTTCCAGCAGCGAAATATATGGAGATCCCTCAGAGCAGCATGTTCCGATAGAGGAGGATTATCGTGGGAACGTTAGCTGTATCGGCCCCAGAGCGTGTTATGACGAGGCAAAAAGATTCTCTGAAACTCTGTGTTATCTATACGCTAAGCTCTACAATATGCCGATAACTATAGTGCGTCCTTTTAATAACTATGGACCAGGGATGAAGCTTGATGATAAACGGGTTCCGTCTGATTTTGCCAACGCCATAATGAATGACAACGATATTGTGTTGTATTCAGACGGCTCGCCAACCAGAACTTTTTGCTATATTTCTGATGCGCTAACCGGCTATTTGAAAGCTCTTCTGTACGGGAAATTTGATTACTTCAACATCGGAATTGATAAACCTGAAATATCAGTGCGTGCCATGGCCGATATATATGTTGAAAAAGGAAAACTCCTAACAAGATACAGTGGAACCATCCGGTATGAAAAGCACCCGGACACCGACTACTTAACCCACAATCCAATCAGAAGGTGCCCTCAGATAGAGAAAGCAAAACGATTGTTAAACTATGTCCCTCAGGTAGAGGTCAGAGAGGGAGTGGGACGGTTTTTAGAATACTTAATTACAGAAAGAGAATATACAATCGTATGA
- a CDS encoding UDP-glucose/GDP-mannose dehydrogenase family protein translates to MITVIGLGFVGLTTALGFAHKGYTVYGFDTNKDKMEALRRCEIPFFEPELSEALKENMDKRFFLSDSLSEAVDNSKVIFLCVGTPSDETGLADLSQLLNAVKDILKSIKNGQYKIMVIKSTIPPSTTNEVIKPFIENQGFKVGKDIGLTNNPEFLREGTSWNDFLHPDRVVIGTDDDTVFSVLSELYKPFGAPIHKVSYNTAEFIKYLSNTLLSTLISFSNEMSMIAYTHGDIDISKSFKILSEDRRWSGTPDGMTSYVYPGCGFGGYCLPKDTRAMYAAAKSKGYEATLLKSVLQINDNIKHFLIQRFSKETDTSNRVGILGLSFKPDTNDVRETPAAPIIKYLTESGYTKIIVYDPMAMEEFRQTFNSDVEYADNFEDMLSRCDCFIIVTWWKEFEAKKELLLQKKVYDFRYAIQRG, encoded by the coding sequence ATGATAACAGTAATAGGGCTGGGGTTTGTAGGACTTACAACAGCGTTGGGGTTTGCTCATAAAGGATACACTGTTTATGGTTTTGATACTAACAAGGATAAAATGGAGGCTCTCAGACGGTGCGAAATTCCCTTTTTTGAGCCGGAATTATCTGAGGCGCTGAAAGAGAATATGGACAAACGGTTTTTTCTTTCCGATTCTTTGAGCGAAGCAGTTGATAACAGTAAAGTAATATTTCTTTGTGTCGGAACACCCTCAGATGAAACAGGCCTTGCCGATCTGTCACAGTTATTAAATGCAGTCAAAGACATTTTGAAAAGTATTAAGAATGGTCAATATAAGATTATGGTTATAAAATCAACGATACCGCCCTCTACCACAAATGAAGTTATAAAACCGTTTATTGAAAATCAGGGATTTAAGGTTGGTAAAGACATCGGGCTAACAAATAACCCTGAGTTTTTGAGAGAGGGAACATCGTGGAACGATTTTCTTCATCCTGACAGAGTGGTTATAGGCACAGATGACGATACTGTTTTCTCTGTACTTAGTGAGTTATATAAACCTTTTGGCGCCCCGATACATAAGGTTTCATATAACACGGCAGAGTTTATCAAATATCTTTCAAACACACTTCTCTCAACTTTGATAAGTTTCTCAAACGAAATGTCTATGATTGCCTACACTCATGGAGATATAGACATAAGTAAATCCTTCAAAATCCTGTCAGAGGATAGGAGATGGTCTGGAACTCCAGACGGTATGACAAGTTATGTCTATCCTGGGTGCGGGTTTGGGGGGTATTGTCTGCCTAAAGATACACGTGCCATGTATGCCGCTGCAAAAAGCAAAGGCTATGAGGCAACGCTTTTAAAATCAGTGCTGCAAATAAACGATAATATAAAACACTTTTTAATACAGAGATTTTCTAAGGAAACAGACACTTCAAACAGGGTTGGAATTTTGGGATTGTCCTTTAAACCAGACACCAACGACGTAAGGGAGACCCCAGCTGCCCCCATTATTAAATACCTTACAGAGAGTGGATACACAAAAATAATCGTCTATGACCCAATGGCAATGGAGGAATTCAGGCAAACATTCAACTCAGACGTGGAATATGCCGATAACTTTGAAGATATGCTAAGCAGGTGCGATTGCTTTATAATAGTTACATGGTGGAAAGAATTTGAAGCTAAAAAAGAGCTTTTGCTCCAAAAAAAGGTATATGATTTCAGATATGCAATACAACGTGGCTAA
- the rfbH gene encoding lipopolysaccharide biosynthesis protein RfbH, translating into MKRHIGNIYEVNFTEPCCDGQNIQYVLAVTDTDDSGDIDCYAIKFTSSVDKNLIALPPNTLPFDATIDIRRKYLLREFYIVKEICTISRESLENVLKEIIFKEIGNYYEAIHGNLRTEEFKENITKINYAGRIFDKHEMVNVIDASLEFYLTASRYDKAFCNKLSEFLHNKAMRVLTANSGSSANLLAVTALTSNKLGELRLKKGDEVITAAAGFPTTITPIIQNNLVPVFVDIALSTYNIDPNLIEDAITEKTKAIFISHTLGIPFDIEHIAAIAQKHGLWLIEDNCDALGAEYSLAKEYKLIAGKTISGNLKTGTFGHIGTSSFYPAHHITMGEGGAVYTSDDNLYKIMLSLRDWGRDCWCEPGSDNTCGRRFQWNMGDLPHGYDHKYIYSHLGYNLKITEMQAAIGCAQLDKLPAFVESRRKNWLTLHEELKDLENFFILPSYPENALPSPFGFALTVRENAGFTRKELTSFLEKNLIQTRTIFAGNMLKQPAFINGDFQYKVYGNLKNTDIVMDNTFWVGVYPGINKEMLNFMINKIRQFVSEHG; encoded by the coding sequence ATGAAACGGCACATTGGAAACATATACGAGGTAAATTTTACAGAGCCTTGCTGCGATGGACAAAACATCCAGTATGTGCTTGCCGTAACCGACACAGATGACAGCGGCGACATTGACTGTTACGCAATAAAGTTTACATCGTCTGTGGATAAAAACTTAATAGCTCTGCCTCCTAATACGTTACCATTTGACGCAACTATTGATATAAGAAGAAAGTACCTGCTGAGAGAGTTTTACATTGTGAAGGAAATCTGTACTATCAGCAGAGAGTCTCTTGAAAATGTACTAAAAGAAATCATATTTAAAGAAATTGGAAACTACTATGAAGCCATACACGGCAATTTAAGGACTGAGGAGTTCAAAGAAAACATAACGAAAATTAATTATGCCGGCAGAATCTTTGACAAACATGAGATGGTAAACGTAATTGACGCCTCACTTGAATTTTACCTGACAGCCAGCCGCTATGACAAAGCGTTTTGTAATAAGCTGTCTGAATTTCTACACAATAAAGCAATGCGTGTTTTAACGGCAAATTCCGGCTCATCTGCTAATTTGCTTGCCGTTACGGCTCTTACTTCAAACAAACTTGGAGAGCTTAGACTTAAAAAAGGCGATGAGGTTATAACGGCAGCCGCAGGTTTTCCCACTACAATAACGCCGATAATTCAAAACAATCTGGTTCCGGTCTTTGTAGATATTGCGCTTTCAACATATAATATTGATCCCAATTTGATAGAAGATGCAATTACTGAAAAAACAAAAGCTATTTTTATTTCTCACACACTTGGTATCCCGTTTGACATTGAGCACATTGCCGCAATAGCGCAAAAACACGGTTTATGGCTCATTGAGGATAACTGTGACGCTCTTGGAGCAGAGTATTCTCTCGCTAAAGAGTATAAACTCATAGCCGGTAAGACCATATCAGGAAACTTGAAAACAGGCACTTTTGGTCACATCGGCACATCCAGCTTCTATCCGGCACACCACATTACAATGGGAGAGGGCGGAGCGGTTTATACATCTGATGATAATTTGTACAAAATTATGCTTTCGCTGAGAGACTGGGGACGTGACTGCTGGTGTGAGCCGGGCAGCGACAACACATGCGGCAGACGGTTTCAGTGGAATATGGGAGATTTGCCTCATGGATACGACCATAAATATATATATTCACATCTCGGTTATAACCTTAAGATAACTGAAATGCAGGCAGCCATAGGATGTGCTCAACTTGACAAGCTGCCGGCTTTTGTTGAAAGCAGAAGGAAAAACTGGCTCACACTGCACGAGGAACTAAAAGACCTTGAGAATTTTTTCATACTGCCATCATATCCTGAAAACGCTTTGCCATCACCATTTGGTTTTGCTCTTACTGTAAGAGAAAACGCAGGATTTACACGTAAAGAGCTGACATCGTTTCTTGAAAAAAACTTAATACAAACCAGAACAATATTTGCCGGAAACATGTTAAAGCAGCCGGCTTTCATAAATGGAGATTTTCAGTACAAAGTTTATGGAAACCTAAAAAACACTGACATTGTCATGGATAACACATTTTGGGTGGGAGTATATCCGGGAATTAACAAAGAAATGCTTAACTTTATGATTAACAAAATTCGGCAGTTTGTGTCTGAACATGGTTAA
- a CDS encoding magnesium transporter: MPLIGELFISEILKKVVYDQNGEELGKLNDMVIVRGTTLPLLDALIVEGTGSLSEKRKKFYKVDFSSLSIFNKRIITSSLTHEELQGYDFTEDDLLAVRDVLDKQIVDINGAKVVRVNDIKLGGYQNHAMLFAIDVGIRGILRRLRVEKQGEDFLKFFKVSIPYNLIAWNYLQPISPRLKSISLTMPQQMLSKMHPADLAEIISSLSREEGANFFSNLDVESAAETLPELEPETQADIIASMDTKKIAMIIEEMSPDDAVDTLSDLHKSKIGEILDTLQRDDAENIRELLGHAEDTAGGLMTTEFLSYSPDTKVIEVIRSFKVDAKDVETIYYVYVVDDDDKLIGVISLKELLLSDSDIKLMDCMNTNIKSLKPDDDEDTVAAMISKYNLVAIPVVDDEGVMLGIVTADDIIDVMLPPSARKKRKKI; encoded by the coding sequence ATGCCTCTCATTGGCGAGTTGTTTATAAGTGAGATACTGAAAAAAGTTGTCTATGACCAAAATGGTGAGGAGTTAGGCAAGCTAAACGATATGGTGATAGTGCGGGGCACGACCCTGCCGCTCCTTGACGCTCTCATCGTGGAGGGGACAGGGAGTTTGTCTGAGAAACGAAAGAAATTTTATAAGGTGGATTTTAGCAGCCTAAGTATTTTTAACAAAAGAATAATAACAAGCTCCTTAACTCACGAGGAGCTTCAGGGCTATGATTTTACAGAAGATGATCTCCTTGCCGTGCGCGATGTGCTTGATAAGCAGATTGTGGATATTAATGGCGCTAAGGTGGTTAGGGTTAACGATATTAAATTGGGCGGCTATCAAAACCATGCCATGTTGTTTGCTATTGATGTTGGTATAAGGGGAATCTTGAGGCGGCTCAGGGTTGAAAAACAAGGAGAAGATTTCCTTAAATTCTTTAAAGTCTCCATTCCATATAACCTTATTGCGTGGAATTACCTTCAACCCATAAGCCCAAGACTTAAGTCCATTTCTCTTACAATGCCGCAGCAGATGCTCTCTAAAATGCACCCTGCGGATTTGGCAGAAATCATAAGCTCGCTGTCAAGAGAAGAGGGGGCAAACTTTTTTAGCAATCTGGATGTTGAATCTGCGGCTGAAACCCTGCCGGAACTTGAGCCTGAAACTCAGGCTGACATCATTGCCAGTATGGATACAAAAAAGATTGCCATGATAATTGAGGAGATGTCACCTGATGACGCCGTTGATACTCTCAGCGACCTGCATAAAAGTAAAATCGGCGAAATTCTTGACACACTGCAAAGGGATGATGCTGAGAATATCAGAGAACTGTTGGGACACGCCGAGGATACTGCCGGGGGGCTAATGACCACAGAGTTTCTCTCCTATAGCCCGGACACTAAAGTCATAGAGGTCATTAGGAGTTTTAAGGTTGACGCCAAAGATGTTGAAACCATCTACTACGTATATGTTGTTGATGACGACGATAAACTGATTGGCGTTATATCGCTTAAAGAGCTTCTCCTTTCTGACTCTGACATCAAACTTATGGACTGTATGAATACAAACATCAAGTCACTAAAGCCCGACGACGATGAGGATACAGTTGCTGCCATGATTTCAAAGTATAACCTTGTGGCAATTCCGGTAGTTGACGATGAGGGCGTAATGCTTGGGATAGTGACTGCCGACGACATTATAGACGTTATGTTACCCCCAAGCGCAAGAAAAAAGAGGAAAAAAATATAG
- a CDS encoding pyruvate, phosphate dikinase, whose product MAKKWVYFFGDGKADGDGSMKDLLGGKGAGLSEMTKLGIPVPPGFTITTEACNEYFVNGAKYPDGMWDQAMEDMKKVEKIMNLKFGDAERPLLVSVRSGAKFSMPGMMDTVLNLGLTDATIKGIITRSGNEKFAYDAYRRFITMFASIVMGVDRMKFEHVLDEVKDKGKVKYDADLNVDQLKDLVVKFKALYKKETKQDFPQDSMDQLKAAIDAVFNSWNGERAKTYRRLNGIPDDLGTAVNICTMVFGNMGDTSGTGVAFTRNPSTGENKFYGECLINAQGEDVVAGIRTPMPVSDLKKDMPDAYNHLMDIYKKLELHYNDMLDLEFTIEEKKLFMLQVRVGKRTAAAALKIAMDLVDEKKISKETAVLRVEPPQLDQFLHPMIDPKAKLNKVAKGLPASPGAAVGKIVFTAKDAEDWAEKKEKVILVRLETSPEDIGGMHAAQGILTARGGMTSHAAVVARGMGKPCVAGCGDLVIDSKKKTLDIKGNKLKEGDMLTINGSTGEIIIGETKLIEPAITGDFAKFMGWVDECRTMGVRANADTPHDAEVAIKFGAEGIGLCRTEHMFFEEDRIKAVREMILADDEEGRRKALKKILPMQKKDFKGIFKVMKGKPVTIRLLDPPLHEFLPHTKKEIDGLAKEMGVSSAKLNERNEALHEFNPMLGHRGCRLGVTYPEMYEIQVQAIMEAACELQKEGQTVIPEIMIPLVAVPEEFKRLKEMTIKTCTAVMEKAKVKVDYLIGTMIELPRAAIVADKIAEDAEFFSFGTNDLTQTTFGLSRDDAGRFLPFYVEKKVLPDDPFVTIDIGGVGQLVKMGIEKGRSTKPKLKVGICGEHGGEAKSVEFCFNIGMDYVSCSPFRLPLARLAAAQAALKKKAGKSASTTA is encoded by the coding sequence ATGGCAAAAAAGTGGGTTTATTTCTTTGGTGATGGTAAGGCTGACGGCGATGGTTCTATGAAGGACCTTCTCGGCGGTAAGGGAGCAGGGCTTTCAGAGATGACCAAGCTCGGTATTCCAGTACCCCCTGGGTTTACAATAACCACAGAGGCTTGTAACGAGTATTTCGTAAACGGCGCCAAGTACCCTGACGGAATGTGGGATCAGGCTATGGAGGACATGAAAAAGGTTGAGAAAATTATGAACCTGAAGTTTGGTGACGCTGAAAGGCCGCTTTTGGTATCGGTACGCTCCGGCGCTAAATTTTCTATGCCTGGAATGATGGACACCGTTTTGAATCTCGGTCTTACCGACGCCACCATTAAGGGCATTATAACAAGAAGTGGTAACGAGAAATTTGCTTATGATGCTTACAGACGTTTTATCACAATGTTTGCTTCAATCGTTATGGGCGTTGACAGAATGAAGTTTGAGCACGTTCTTGATGAGGTAAAAGACAAGGGTAAAGTAAAATATGATGCAGACCTCAACGTAGATCAGTTGAAAGACCTCGTGGTGAAGTTTAAGGCCCTTTACAAAAAGGAAACCAAACAGGACTTTCCGCAGGATTCTATGGATCAGCTTAAAGCCGCCATTGATGCAGTGTTTAACTCATGGAACGGCGAGCGCGCAAAGACCTACAGAAGACTCAACGGAATACCCGATGATCTCGGTACCGCTGTTAACATTTGTACAATGGTGTTCGGTAATATGGGTGACACATCAGGCACTGGTGTTGCTTTTACAAGAAACCCATCTACTGGTGAGAATAAGTTTTACGGCGAATGTCTTATTAACGCTCAGGGCGAGGACGTTGTTGCAGGTATTCGTACTCCTATGCCGGTTAGCGATCTTAAGAAAGACATGCCAGATGCGTACAACCACCTCATGGATATCTACAAGAAGCTGGAGCTTCACTACAATGATATGCTTGATCTGGAGTTTACAATTGAAGAGAAAAAACTCTTCATGCTTCAGGTAAGAGTCGGTAAGAGAACTGCTGCTGCAGCATTAAAGATTGCTATGGACTTGGTGGATGAGAAGAAAATAAGCAAGGAGACGGCAGTTTTAAGAGTAGAGCCTCCGCAGCTTGACCAATTCCTGCACCCTATGATAGACCCTAAGGCAAAACTCAACAAAGTAGCTAAGGGACTTCCAGCCTCACCCGGAGCGGCAGTAGGAAAGATAGTGTTTACCGCAAAGGACGCTGAGGATTGGGCAGAAAAGAAAGAGAAAGTCATACTGGTCAGACTTGAAACATCCCCAGAGGATATTGGCGGAATGCACGCAGCTCAGGGAATTTTGACAGCCCGCGGCGGTATGACCTCACACGCAGCCGTTGTTGCAAGAGGCATGGGTAAGCCTTGCGTTGCAGGTTGCGGTGACCTCGTAATAGATTCTAAGAAAAAGACCCTCGATATAAAAGGCAACAAACTTAAAGAGGGTGATATGTTGACCATAAACGGCTCAACCGGAGAGATCATAATTGGTGAGACCAAACTTATTGAGCCAGCTATAACCGGCGATTTTGCTAAGTTTATGGGCTGGGTTGATGAGTGCAGAACGATGGGCGTAAGAGCCAATGCTGACACACCTCATGATGCAGAGGTAGCAATTAAGTTTGGAGCAGAGGGTATTGGTCTTTGCAGAACAGAGCACATGTTCTTTGAAGAGGACAGAATCAAGGCCGTACGTGAGATGATTCTTGCCGATGACGAAGAGGGCAGACGTAAGGCTCTTAAGAAGATTCTCCCAATGCAGAAGAAAGATTTCAAGGGAATCTTTAAAGTTATGAAGGGCAAACCGGTTACAATAAGACTCCTTGACCCGCCCCTCCATGAGTTCCTCCCACACACAAAGAAAGAGATCGATGGACTTGCAAAGGAGATGGGAGTATCCTCTGCCAAACTTAATGAAAGAAACGAAGCACTCCATGAGTTTAACCCAATGCTTGGACACAGAGGCTGCCGTTTGGGCGTAACCTATCCTGAGATGTATGAGATTCAGGTTCAGGCAATTATGGAGGCCGCATGTGAGCTTCAGAAAGAAGGCCAGACTGTAATTCCTGAGATAATGATCCCTCTGGTAGCAGTACCTGAGGAGTTCAAGAGACTCAAAGAGATGACGATAAAGACCTGTACGGCAGTTATGGAAAAGGCAAAAGTGAAAGTGGATTATTTAATCGGAACGATGATTGAGCTTCCACGTGCAGCCATTGTAGCCGATAAGATAGCAGAGGATGCCGAGTTCTTCTCATTTGGCACCAATGACCTTACTCAGACCACCTTTGGCTTAAGCCGTGACGATGCTGGACGCTTCCTGCCGTTTTACGTAGAGAAGAAGGTGCTCCCCGATGATCCATTCGTAACCATTGACATCGGCGGCGTTGGTCAGCTTGTAAAGATGGGTATTGAAAAGGGACGTTCCACCAAGCCTAAACTCAAAGTAGGAATCTGCGGAGAGCACGGCGGTGAGGCAAAATCAGTTGAGTTTTGCTTTAACATAGGAATGGACTATGTAAGCTGCTCACCTTTCAGACTGCCGCTGGCAAGACTTGCAGCAGCTCAAGCAGCGCTTAAGAAAAAGGCCGGAAAATCAGCTTCAACAACTGCTTAA